One region of Wyeomyia smithii strain HCP4-BCI-WySm-NY-G18 chromosome 3, ASM2978416v1, whole genome shotgun sequence genomic DNA includes:
- the LOC129729726 gene encoding 60S ribosomal protein L37a, which translates to MAKRTRKVGIVGKYGTRYGASLRKMVKKMEITQHAKYTCTFCGKDAMKRSCVGIWSCKRCKRVVAGGAWVYSTTAAASVRSAVRRLREL; encoded by the exons ATG GCTAAGCGTACCAGGAAAGTAGGAATCGTCGGTAAATATGGCACGCGTTATGGTGCGTCATTGCGTAAAATGGTGAAGAAGATGGAAATCACCCAGCACGCCAAATACACCTGCACTTTCTGCGGAAAG GATGCCATGAAACGATCCTGCGTCGGAATCTGGTCCTGCAAGCGGTGCAAACGTGTTGTCGCTGGCGGAGCCTGGGTTTACTCAACGACCGCGGCCGCTTCGGTGCGATCTGCTGTTCGTCGTCTGCGTGAGCTGTAA